The Diabrotica virgifera virgifera chromosome 4, PGI_DIABVI_V3a genome segment ttcatttgtttttagtttttaatcatatccaaatatatattattccttttaattttcaaaatataactaaaatttatgatataataataaatccacttaaGTAAAAATActtgattagttttacttacatgactgaaacagtatagacatttgctcaataataatcaaaaaattcGCTTAccgaaatagaatagaatatttaACTAATATACTGTTTACGAATTCAATTAATTTctcatattttatttaatatttgtttaaatcCCGCTGCGACGGGCCTGGACTCTTTTTACAACATGTAGATCTAATGCCGAACCAGCCGGTTTCCATatacttgtatttttatgtataattacTTACTTGCCTCGAGTCTGCGAAGAGTAAATAGGCTCTTTGTCAAGCATTGTCAATTCGTACTGTAGTCAGTTAAATAAAGTGATAAAACTGTTATCTACAATTTTTGTCATTCCACTGAAGTGAACGAGATTTATTCTCATCAACCAATGGTCCTTCGTGCCGGATAGTGCATAAGATTATTGAAGTCCAGCGTCAATAATAAATTaccagtttaaattttattattaccagtaAATCCAACCAGCCAGTTCAAGACGGCATATCATCACGGTAAAAAGTTAGTGAAATTTTCGATCGTCGACAACCAGCAGCTTGTAGAACAAGTGTGTTTGCCGGTACCAATGTACATTTTCCCTTTTTATTGATTTCCTATTCTaaccaatatttttaaatatttcgttaTCTTTCGCTTTGTGTGAGCCAGTTTTTATTCAAATTTATAAacctgaattattttaaaattagaatCGGTTTTTTGGTATAAATTGCTTTCATTTAATTAATAGTATTTGAATTATTTCGGAATAGGATTGATATTAAGCATAAATTtcattcatttaatttaaaaaaatgccggAATCAAAAGAAACGAAAGAATCCGAAAAGTTGCGTAAAAGTAGGGAATCTGTTAGAAATCGTCTCGATACCTTCGCAAAATACATTGATAAAATAGCTATATTGGGGTCGTCGGATAATTTGCCGGTCACCGAACTTTCAGTCAGATTAGATCGGGCTGAAACAATAATAGAGGAATTTGAAGTTGTTCAGAGTAAAATAGACGCGTTAGTAGATGATGTatcagatgaaataaaatatcgtgaagattttgaaaatgtttatttttctactaTAGCAAAGGCAAAAGAGCTTCTGAAGCCTAAGCCTATTATATCTAGCAACGAAAATGCAAATCAAAGTTCACTTTCTGATCGTAATAGCTCATTCAATTCAGGGATAAAGCTACCAACCCTTCGTTTGCGTCAATTTAGCGGGAACTATTCAAACTGGTTAGATTATCATGATTGTTTCGATACAGTAATCGTTAAAAATAATGATATAAGTGACATTCAGAAATTTCATTATTTAAAATCATCCCTATCGGGACAGCTGAAAAGATAAATTCTATTAAGGTTTCTGCAACTAATTTTGCCGTAGCGTGGAAGCTTCTTTGTGACAGATATTCTAATGAGCCTTTACTAATCCATAATCACATCAAGTCCATTTTTAATCTAAAGGTAGTTAATCGTGACAGTTCTAAGTGTCTCCAACATCTAATTGATAGATTAACTAGTAATCTGCGATCTCTAGAATCCTTAGGGGAGCCAGTAAGCACTTGGGACTCAATCATGATTTTTATAATTCTAGAAAAACTTGATCCTGAAATTGTCAAAGATTGGGACAAGGAGAGTCGAGGTAATGCCCCTACGTCGGTAAAGCCTACTCTCGACGATCTTCTAAAATTCTTGCAGCATCGAGCTGATACTTTAGAAAAGTTCGAAGCAAGATCTATCAAGGGAGGTTCTAGTTCCAAAGATCATTCTCATTCTTCATCTCATAGgtctaaaactaaaaaaacaagTCAATCATTCGTCAATAATGGAAATTCTTCAGATCTGTGTCCACATTGTAATGGCCCTCATAAAATGTCAACTTGTACTTCTTTTCAAAATTTAGATGTGCATGCGCGCATGCGTGAGGTCAAAAGGGTACGAGCgtgttttaattgtttatttataggACATCAAAATACCAGTTGCAAGTATGGTAAGTGCAAGAAATGTGGAAGGAAGCATCATACGCTTCTCCACGTTAATGCTGAAAATAGCAATTCTCCAAATGATACTCAATCCGTTTCTTCGGATAATCAAACTCCACAAACATTGTCATGTTATGCAGTTCAGAATTTGTTTGCACTGCTGTCAACTGTCACAGTCCAAATTCCAGATCGGTCTGGAGTTAAACATAATTGTAGAGCCCTTCTAGACAGTGGTTCTCAGTCACATTTTGTCACGTATAGTCTGGTTTCCAAATTGGGTCTCTCCAAGGAATCTGCCGACATTTCAGTGGTCGGTGTCACTCAAATATCTTCAAGGATAAAGCACAAGAGTAAGTTGTCAGTATATTcgttatattcttctttttcgacAACCTTAAACTGTCTTGTTACTTCTTCAATTTGTGGTCATGTTCCAAGTATTCCGATCGACGTAGACTCTGTCTCTATTCCATCGAATATTCGCTTGTCTGATCCAAATTTCAATATTCCTTCCGGCATAGATCTTCTCAGGTGTAGGGCTTTTCTGGGATCTTCTGTGCGTTGGACAAATCAAATTGGGTCCTCAGAAACCCATTTTACAAAAAACCAAATTTGGCTGGGTAATTTCTGGCCCACTGCCCAAAAGGTACGATCATCAAATCGTCACTTGCAATTTCGCACAGCAGAATGAATGTCATCATCTATCAAGATTCTGGGAAATAGAAGAGTGTCTACTTTTCCCACCTCTTTCAAAGGAGGAAATAGAGTGCGAGGAACACTTTAAATCGACTCATAAAAGAAATTCGAATGGTCGTTTTGTAGTCAGTTTTCCATTAAAGAATTCGACTGATACTCTGGGTGAATCTAGGAGCAGAGCTGGAAAAAGATTCTTTAATCTAGAACGAAAACTTCAGAATAATCCTATCATGAAGGATATGTATGTTTTATTTATGGACGAATATATTTCAATGGGTCATATGTCTAAGGTTGAGGAGCCTACAGACCCAGCTCAATTCTATCTTCCACACCATGGAGTCCTTAAGGAGAATAGTCTCACTACTCAGCTGCGTGTAGTGTTCGATGGTTCTTGCCCTACCACTTCAGGTGTTTCAGTTAACGATCTTTAAATGGTCGGACCAGCCGTCCAAAATGATCTTATATCAATTCTATTTCGATTTAGGCAACACACTTATGTGGCTTCTGCTGACATCGCCAAAATGTATCGACAAATTCTCGTTTGTCCTTCTGAACGAAACCTCCAGCTAATTCTATGGAGACGGGATCCTCAGGAGCCTTTGCAAACTTATTCTCTGAACACGGTAACTTACGGCACTGCCTCTGCCAGCTTTCTTGCTACAAGATGCCTGCTTCAATTATCTTATGAAAATTCTGAGCAGTATCCTCAAGCTGCAAAGATTATTGAAAATGATTTCTACGTGGATGACCTCCTGACGGGGTCTGATTCAGCCTCAGAGCTTCTTCAACATTGTCAAGAAATTAAACATATATTATCAAAAGGTTGTTTCCCTCTTCGAAAGTGGGTTTCGAACGACCCTTCACTTCTTACAGATATTCAGGATTCTTTGGTTCCTTCAGATCTTCCTTTCTCGCTAGGTTCTTTTGAAATTACAAGAACTCTGGGACTGCAGTGGTGTCCAAAATCCGACCTTCTTCAGTATCATATATCCTCTGACGTTCTTCCTAGAACGGTTACTAAAAGGTCTATACTTTCTGGGATAGCCCATATATTCGATTCTCTTGGTCTTTTTAGCGCCATAATTATCATTGTAAAAATTTTAATGCAACGGCTGTGGTTGGAAGGCTTGGAGTGGGATCAAGCTGTACCTCTAGACATCCACACAAAGTGGCTTTCATTTCGGGATCAGCTCTGCCATTTAAACAATGTAAGAATTCCTAGACATGCTATCATTGCAAATGCTTCAACTATTGAGCTGCATGGCTTCTCTGACGCTAGCGAAGCTGCATATGGTGGCGTTATTTATATTCGAAGTATTGATCACCAAGGTAATATATCGGTGCGTCTCTTTTGTGCCAAGACAAGTGTATctcctttaaaaaaaattagccttCCTCGATTGGAACTTTGGGGAGCCTTGATATTGTCACGGCTCGTGAAGAAAGTCACAGAATCGCTCAGTCTTCAATTTCATGATATTGTTCTTTGGACAGATTCCACTATCGTCTTAGGGTGGATCAGAACCTCGCCACATATTCTTAAAACATTCGTGGCTAATAGAGTGTCTGAAATTCAATCCAGCACTTCGTCTAGCGCTTGGAGACATGTCGGTACCAAGAATAATCCTGCGGATTTATTGTCCCGAGGTGTGGAACTCAGTCGACTTATGTCATCAAAAATTTGGTGGCACGGTCCTCCCTTCCTCATGGAATCTCCTGGTAGTTGGCCAGTCCTAATCATTCAGCCTGAGCAAGATCTTCCGGAGACTAAGAAAGTTACTCATTCTTTGGTCACAAGTTTCGTGCAATCCTTTCCATTCCAGAATTACAGCAATTTCTCGTTTCTCACAAGAGTCATTGCTCGTTGTTTGCGTCTGTTCCGAAATAGTTCAGGGTCAAGATGCAGAGTTTCCGATCCTCTAACCACCATACAGCTTCAAGCCTCTGTCATATGTATTGCAAAGATGGTTTAAGCAGAGATATTTCCAAAGGAATTTCATAACCTTTCCAAAAGAAAATCGCTGTCTTCTAAAAGTAAAATTCTTTCTTTAAATCCATTTCTGGATAGTGATGGAGTAATCAGAGTTGGTGGTAGATTACGCAACTctaaatatgattttaataaaaGACATCCAATACTTCTTCCTGCAAATCATCCTGTTACGACTATGATCTTTCGGTCGGAGCATCTAAGGTTGTTGCATGCCGGTCCTCAGAACTTATTGTCCGTCGTTCGTGAACGTTTTTGGCCTATTTCAGGTAGATCTATTGCGAAACAGGTTGTTCGTCAATGTATACGCTGTTTTCGTGCCAATCCTACTTAATGTACACCCATGATGGGAGATCTTCCTGCATCTAGAGTAAATCCATCGTTTCCGTTTGCAATCACGGGAGTGGACTATGCAGGCCCGTTCACTCTCAAAACAAGACAAGGTAGAAACCCAGGTACTTACAAGGCTTATGTTAGTCTTTTTATTTGTCTAGCTACTAAAGCGATACACTTGGAACTGGTCACAGACTTAACTACGTCTTGCTTCCTCGCTGCTTTAAGACGATTTATAGCTAGAAGAGGCAAGCCAGTTCAAATGATGTCCGATAATGGCACGAACTTCGTAGGTTGTCGTAACGAGCTTAAGCATCTCGGTAAGTTTATCAAATCTAATGAAAAACAATTCGCGGAATCATGCTGCAATGATGAAATCAATTGGCAATTTATTCCTTCGCATTCCCCTCATTTCGGCGGAATATGGGAGGCGGGAGTAAAATCTATGAACTCGCATTTAAAAAGAATCGTTACGGGATCTCATTTAACTTATGAAGACTTTCCAACTGTGCTCACTCAGGTGGAAGGTATACTAAATTCACGACCTTTAAGTCCAATCTCCTCCGATCCTTCAGACCTTTTACCTATAACCCCGGCTCACTTTTTGATTGGGAGGTCCATGAATTCCATACCAGAAGTAGACGTTTCTAATGTCAACCGTCTTCGGTTATCAAGATTTGAACATCTTCAGCAACTCCGTCAACATTTTTGGCGATGATGGTCTTTGGAGTACGTTTCGGAGATGCAGCAGAGACAAAAGTGGAAGGTGAATCAATTCCAAATCAAGGTTGGTGCTCTTGTCCTAATCAAAAGTAAGGACGCACCTCCTCTCCAGTGGTCTCTGGGACGTGTGGAACAGTTGCATCCAGGGGCTGACAACATTTCTAGGGTTGTCACACTTAGAACAGCTAAAGGACTCGTTCGTGTAGCAGTTGTGAACATTTGCCCACTTCCAAGTGAATAGAAGTCGCCAAGTAACAGTGATTATTCATTGACTGTAATATATTACgtcatttttaattaattgaaaGCTTTCCCTTTCAAGGTGGGGGGCATGTTTACGAATTCAATTAATTcttcatattttatttaatatttgtttaaatcCCGCTGCTACGGGCCTGGACTCTTTTTACAACATGTATATCTGATGCCGAACCAGCCGGTTTCCATatacttgtatttttatgtataattacTTACTTGCCTCGAGTCTGCGAAGAGTAAATAGGCTCTTTGTCAAGCATTGTCAATTCGTACTGTAGTCAGTTAAATAAAGTGATAAAACTGTTATCTACAATTTTTGTCATTCCACTGAAGTGAACGAGATTTATTCTCATCAACCATATctattagccttgcgacatccaatattggacataggcctccccttcgctcctccatctttctctatcctgagccatgtgcatccattttgagcctgcttggtgttttaggtcatctacccatatcatctgtggtcttcctctctgGAGGAGGTGGTCTTATCAACCATATACTGCATACAAAAACTAGtcgaattcagtcgcccccatGACTGAATTGGTATAGCTTTTGTAAATTCGCTATAGGTACAGGGGCTGGAATATATGGCATAAAACCAAGGACGGAAGTCCAGGTATGTCTAGGAACATATGCGACCGTATTTCAAGCCGAAGTAGCTGCTATACAAAGGTGCGCTATGGAACTAATCAGCTGAAATCTAGATAACGACTCCATCATTATCTATTCGGATAGTCAAGCGACTCTAAAGGCTGTCAGTTCGGTACAGGTCGATTCATGGCGTATGGAACTGTTTGAATGTCCTCTTTCAGGTGGGAAGTCGAAACAGTTTAACACTTGCCTGAGTGCCGGGACATGAGGGTCATCGTGGCAATGAGAAGGTCGATGAATTGGCCTGAGAAGGCGCATCTACACCACTGGTTGGTCCGGAACCCTTCTTTGGAATCTTAAATACGATAAAAAGAGCAGCTATACAAAAATGGGTGCAACAGAAGTCTCTTGAGTGGTGGAACAACTCCCCAGGACAGAGGCAGGCCAAGCAGTTCGTCAAAGGACATGCGGCTAAATTTACAGCAGACTTACTTTCACGCAGTCGCAGCACTGTCAGAATGATGTGGGTCTGCTGACTGGACACTGTAGACTCAAtagacacttgagtctcataggcCTCACAAAAGAGGACACCTGTCGTTTCTGTCTGGAAGAAGAGGAAACTGATCTACACGTTCTGTGCCATTGCGAAGGTTTCGCACGAGTGCGGTTTCTAGAACTCCGAAAGGAAAAACCGGAAGCGCCAGGCTACATGAAAAGGCCACTATCAAGGCTGTTGAGTCTCATTAAGAGGACCAAGCTAGATGAAATGCTTTAAAAGAAGGGGTAAACACAATAGATCTGCAAAGGTCGCAGTGTATCAGGCTCTATAGGCCGCCCCattttctacattctacattctgggCTTCATCTTCTTCTCTGATCAATGGGTCTGCCAAGGAGCAATGTTAATTTATATAATGATTTGCAATCAacaatattaatattttcatctcCCCAAAAATGCTTAAGGCTAGGTATATTTTCTCAAGGATATTTTTTTACTTACTTGGGTGGGTATATTAGGTTACTGATTTTTTATATCTGTATATTGTTTTTACTTTTCTActgtatatacagagtgtttcactAATAATTGGAAATGTTTCAACTGGGTTGGGACTTgggtagattcctgggctcaaaatattatgATTTAACGTaaatcacttatataaaatgtggctccttactgagctacagggtgttttatttaaaagctttaaaatgatttgtacccagtacttcaAAACTGTTTGACATATGCTTGTTGAAACAATACCTGGcacaaagtgtaggtactgtatgtaggtacatcctactaaatttgGTTAAATAAACGTTGCTGGCTATTAGAGGCGTATGACAGGGGAAAGTAAATGCTTGACCCTTTCCaatttctacgccactggcggaattgctattttagtgcaatttttcgattctctaatacatactttctatgtaaataacatactctttattcataacgataaagtcattattcTTCGAGATATTTTGAGTTGCATAGATGcattcaatatttaaaaataatttgtggTTCTAAATTATAATCTAAATAAAAGAACAATTTTAATAACACGGAAGTATCAAAAAACCTATTTTAACTAAGTAAatattttacaacaaatattCAATGTGACGCCCATTAAACGATCTTCTAACTTTAGCAAATATGTTTGTCTGATTGGCAATATAATTGCCAGAATTTACTATTTGCTAAAATATTGTTTGACGATTATTTAATTCTTGTGAGTATACCAGTGATTTCATATGCCCCCAAAAATATAAATCGAAGGGATTACATTCGGGTGTTCTAGATTCTAGGTGGCCACGGAACATCACTACATCTGCCAATCCAGCGATGAGGAAATTTATGATCTAGATTCTAGATAGTTCCGTACTATTAAAGAACAATGAGGTGGAGCTGCATCCTGCATAAACCACATAATATCTCTTCTTTGATTAAGTGGCAATTATTCTTCTAGGTAATCGAAAAGTGTAGTTTGTAGAAACTCTAAATACCAGTTACCATTCATATTTGCTGGTAATGCATAAGAACTCAACAAACTATCTCCAAATATACCGCGCCTACATTAATCTTAAATTCATGTTGAAAATGCGATTCTCGAAATAGATGGGAATTTTCAATATCCCAACTGTGGCTCCcaatttttggtatttttgttatttatcaTCCACTAAGTCAAATTCAATCGTAAAAGATATTCTGTATGTAATACATTTTGTGCTGATGTAAAGTGTGTTACGTTTGTAttactcatttatttttagacacttatttttaaataaggacaattaaatttatattcttttatttacaaacactttaaataatttatttaaaaactacaACGTCTAATTTAATACagaaaaactaaaacaataatttATCTAATAACAAATTATGTTATGAGTCAAAAATTAAACCGCGTCCGTTACATCTCAAACTTTACGTTCAACGATTTTTTTAATAAGTGAATAATTAACCTTCCAGAAAGGTTAACAACATTTAGTAGTAAGGTTTACTACAGTACTTACACTTTTTGCCAAgcatgataaggatatgtcaaatagttttaaacgACTTGAGTTCAGGAATCTTcggttaaaatatttccaattattaatgaaacacactGTATGTATATTCTTcaaatttttacattttaaacttttagtcctgtcgccagggggggtacaacggcctccttaattgatatggacttacccaagtttttttatgtattttgacccgtagaacacgaattttttgggtaacagttgatccggatgtcgataagtttataaacaaagaacttgaggaattacataacagcgattttttgcaaaacaaaacatttttttgtattttttgggtgattctcagcaaaaaatggttttacaagttttttagtaggatgcatagttttagagataaacgcggttgaactttcaaaaaatcgaaaaagtgcaatttttgaacccgaataacttttgattaaaaaataaaatagcaattctgcttactgcatttgaaagttcaagtcaaattttatcggtcttgattatttgcattgctaaaaattaagtttttatttgttaaacacatagtgtttcccgtgccaatGCATgagttttaatgtacgtaatctacgtagaaattgtcggtatgcgcctactcgttcgatttcaaatgggaaatgcattgaaagcatcattcaatcactatgtgtttatagctttgtttaacaataaaaaaattaatttttagcaatgaaagtaatcaaaaccgatagaatttgacttgaactttcaaatgcggtgagcagaattgctattttatttttcaatcaaaagttattcgggttcaaaaattgcaatttttcgattttttgaaagtttaaccgcgtttatgtcgaaaattatgcatcccacgaaaaaacttgtaaaaacattttttgcttagaatgacaaaaaagtaagtacaaaacaatgttttgttttacgaaaaatcgctgttatgtgattcctcaagttctttgtttataacaatcttatcgacatccggatcgactgttacccaaaaaattcgtgatctacgggtcaaaatacataaaaaaaacttgggtaagtccatgtGAATTAAGgaagccgttgtacccccactggcgacaggactatttcaTTATATATAAAGTTGTATTTCGTAAAATCGTGTATCTGTTATATTTATTTatcgtgaccagacatctcgtaacgcgacaattcgtaacctgacaagtggtaacggacaactcgtaacggcgacagttcgtaacagcgacacttcgtaacgacgacagttcgtaactatacaaattggTAACGGgcaattcgtaacgtcaaaatggaattattctgtttatttttgttaacgtggaaactaacttaTTGCAGTtattacataattgtttataggtctggatcccgcgtaccaaaaaaaacttgattaatagcaagctgaaaatttgttaatagcttaagggtgtctagtcggacaaacttttataTATTGaagcactggaacaggggaagttttaattgtggagcaggttaaaaatttggaacgtcagactacaaaaacgtcagatgtattttgtacgacagaacttccaattgatttgttaccctttcattaaactctcatgcaaaaatgagactgctattactaaccaacatgattcctgtcatttgacatgttcttcgtgttccactcattaaaatgcccagttggtgataaacaccagtctgatttttgcatgagagtttaatgaaaggacaacaaatcagttggaagttGTGTCctacaaaatacatctgacgttttcgtagtctggcgttccaaatttttaacctgttccaccattaaaacttcccctgttccagtgttcccatatatcaaagtttgtccgactaggcaccgtttagctattaacaaattttcagcttgctattaatcaactttttttcttatgcgggatccagacctattatcaATTTAACCAATTAGCACCGtaataaacatgtttaacacataatattatatttcgtatttcagaatatattaaaagtctttaaacacaaacaaatatttaaatacgtACAAACTTTTAACAGTATTTTTAAGagtttatccctcttattgttccttaaatttgcatatacctagacaaaggaataatgaagtaATTCGTGAAATTTTTAAGCCGACAACcatttttagacattcccaacTTCCTAAGGAAACATTTTGTACAggaaagattataattacctTATTAAATGCCTTAAAAATATGAACTGTCTTAAAAATGcttatcctgatactgattcgttaaattgataaacaaaATTTCATTTATATCAATTGTAATAACaattagtttccacgttaacaaaaataaacagaataattcaatttagacgttacgaattgtccggtATGAATATGTATACTTACGAattgtcgctgttacgaattgtcacGTTACCATTGgtccggttacgaattgtcgaattacgagatgtcatggaaccttATTTATGTGTATATGGTAATTAAGTAACTTTACTAGGTTTCGTTACAATATAGTTCTTTTTTTCAGAATCTATTAAAGAACAACGAGAAGATAGGCTATTAGTTGAAGCAAAACTTAAAGAATCTGATAAAGTAGAGAAGTTAAAATATAAGGCTAATATTCTAGACACAAATTTATCTCCTTCCTTAACTTGAACATTAGAATGGTGCATTggtatacacttaaatgttaaaTAACTTTAATAAATTGGAGTATGTATTGTTTTAGTTCTCTATATTAATAAAAAGTTGTGATATTAAACTCTGAAGTTTTGAATATGGGCAAATATGGAATAAAGAactttatcatttaaaattcaaatGTACCGTTGTTTGAGTGTACTGTGACTATACTGTAGTGTGACTACAGTACATAATACAATATATTTATCTATTTACCAATATATTCTATGTGTATCTGTTCTACAAAGCCTGTTCTGTGtcaaagccaaatggaataaattaattagtTCGTGAATGAgagattttggaaataaatcccgaaataggtcgtaacataattatttatacatggtgtccaaaatttttttttattaaaataattaatataaaaagtagaatgtgcgtaatttatttaattcaaaatgcattttactgctgccagaaaacagaaataaaatgtttgtTTGACTAAttaacattgtttttcgcttaaattaaatgttcaattaaattgccaagaggcaggtgggtggcctGATTGAACATATTGGCCACAATATATTTTAAGAAACCAGACAATCAATAGGAACtgttatatatttagtagttaagatctaaggctactaatgtctaccttagttactaatgtttttttatgtttctagattaatataatattgtcactgtcattatagttcatgtcaacatagactccctgcctgaattacttcaagaagatgctttgcaaataaatccaaatgattttttgcatgaTTCGTCCGCCAAATACTTtgttataattaataattataatggacaaaccttcatt includes the following:
- the LOC126883983 gene encoding small integral membrane protein 12 isoform X2 codes for the protein MWPVIYTALRTYAPYVTLPVAALVGVIGYNLESWISNRYTPYNKSIKEQREDRLLVEAKLKESDKVEKLKYKANILDTNLSPSLT